A stretch of Carya illinoinensis cultivar Pawnee chromosome 14, C.illinoinensisPawnee_v1, whole genome shotgun sequence DNA encodes these proteins:
- the LOC122294913 gene encoding AP2-like ethylene-responsive transcription factor PLT2: MNSNNWLSFPLSPTHSSLPAHLQTTPSHHFSLGLVNDQMENPFQSQEWNLMNTHASNEVPKVADFLGVSKSENQSDLVAFNEIQANDSGYLFQNNSLVPVQNPVIATSSQYEFQENANSLQSLTLSMGSGKGSACEASGDSPNNVEATPRRSLDTFGQRTSIYRGVTRHRWTGRYEAHLWDNSCRREGQSRKGRQVYLGGYDKEEKAARAYDLAALKYWGTSTTTNFQISNYEKELEEMKHMTRQEFVASIRRKSSGFSRGASMYRGVTRHHQHGRWQARIGRVAGNKDLYLGTFSTEEEAAEAYDIAAIKFRGLNAVTNFDMNRYDVKSILESNTLPIGGGAAKRLKEAQAIESSRKREEMIALGSSFHQYGGSSSSRLQTYPLMQQQQPQPPFEQPQPLLTLQNQEISQYTQDPSFHQSYIQTQLHLHQQHGSNYNLHQTAQNSSQFYNSYLQSHPAFLQGLMNMGSSSSHHVMENDGSSSGNYSTGGYLGNGVVAMASNSTSGNAAGSTDELALVKVDYDMPSGGYGGWSEDSVPGSNPNVFSMWND, translated from the exons ATGAATTCAAACAACTGGCTTTCCTTTCCTCTTTCTCCCACTCATTCTTCCTTACCAGCACATCTGCAAACAACTCCGTCTCATCACTTTTCTCTAGGGCTAGTGAATGATCAAATGGAAAATCCATTCCAAAGCCAAG AGTGGAATCTAATGAATACCCATGCCAGTAATGAAGTTCCAAAGGTTGCTGATTTTCTAGGCGTAAGCAAATCTGAAAATCAGTCAGATCTTGTAGCGTTCAACGAAATTCAGGCTAACGATTCTGGTTACCTATTCCAAAACAACAGTCTAGTGCCAGTTCAAAACCCAGTAATAGCCACCTCTAGTCAATATGAATTTCAAGAAAATGCTAATAGTTTGCAGTCATTGACATTATCCATGGGTAGTGGTAAAGGATCGGCTTGTGAAGCCAGTGGTGATAGTCCTAATAATGTTGAAGCCACTCCTAGAAGGTCTTTGGATACTTTTGGGCAAAGAACATCAATATATCGGGGTGTAACTAG GCATAGATGGACAGGTAGGTATGAAGCTCATCTTTGGGATAATAGTTGTAGAAGGGAAGGGCAATCAAGAAAAGGTCGCCAAG TTTATTTGG GTGGGTATGACAAAGAAGAGAAGGCAGCTAGGGCCTATGATCTTGCTGCACTGAAGTACTGGGGAACATCCACGACTACCAATTTTCAA ATCAGTAACTATGAGAAGGAATTGGAGGAGATGAAGCACATGACAAGACAAGAATTTGTGGCCTCTATTAGAAG GAAGAGTAGTGGCTTTTCTAGGGGTGCATCCATGTATCGTGGAGTTACAAG GCACCATCAACATGGAAGATGGCAAGCAAGAATTGGCAGAGTTGCAGGAAACAAAGATCTTTATTTGGGAACCTTCA gTACAGAGGAGGAAGCAGCAGAAGCATATGACATTGCAGCAATAAAGTTCAGAGGCCTTAATGCAGTCACCAACTTTGATATGAATCGTTATGACGTGAAGAGCATTCTCGAAAGCAACACTCTTCCCATTGGGGGAGGGGCCGCCAAACGACTAAAGGAGGCTCAAGCCATCGAATCTTcaagaaaacgggaagaaatgATCGCGCTTGGCTCAAGTTTTCATCAGTATGGTGGCTCAAGCTCAAGCAGGTTACAAACATACCCTCTaatgcagcagcagcagccgcAGCCGCCATTTGAGCAACCCCAACCTTTGCTAACTTTACAAAACCAGGAGATTTCTCAGTACACCCAAGACCCTTCATTCCACCAAAGTTACATACAAACCCAGCTCCATTTGCACCAGCAACATGGTTCTAATTATAATCTTCACCAGACAGCTCAGAATAGTTCTCAGTTTTACAACAGTTACCTTCAGAGCCACCCGGCTTTTCTTCAGGGTTTGATGAACATGGGATCTTCGTCGTCTCATCATGTGATGGAGAATGATGGCAGTTCTAGTGGAAATTACAGTACTGGAGGATATCTGGGGAATGGGGTTGTTGCCATGGCTTCTAATTCCACGTCAGGCAATGCAGCGGGATCTACGGATGAACTCGCGCTCGTGAAGGTTGACTACGACATGCCTTCTGGGGGTTATGGAGGCTGGTCGGAGGACTCGGTTCCGGGATCGAATCCCAATGTTTTCTCAATGTGGAATGACTAA